The Microvirga lotononidis nucleotide sequence GGCGAGGGGCTGACCCACCACGCGGACAGTAAGTATGCTTAGGCCAGTGTTCCTGGGCGGCCTGACCCTCACGGCGATAGACCGGCTAACATCACTGGTATCGCAAGGCGCCGGTGTGGCCTGACCCACACGCTGATCGACCACAACCCGTGTCTTTCCTCGGACCTGTCGGCCGCCCGGGAGCCTTGCGGTGAGGTTTGCCTCACCGGTGCATGTGACCCAAGAAGGGCCTGACATCCTGTCGCATTACTGTCCTGTCCAGGCATGCGGTCGTGGTGAACCGTCGATCCACGGTCGAACCAGGAGAGCCGGTATGGAAGTTGGTCAGGACGTTGTCTTACATCCCGTTGTCGGCGGGGTCGACACGCACAAAGATCTTCACGTCGCCGCTGTTGTCGACGAACACGACCGTGTTCTCGGGACCCAGTGCTTTGCGACAACCCGACAGGGATATCGGCAGATGCTCGCCTGGATGCGCTCCTTCGGACAGCTCCGGTGCGTTGGCATTGAGGCCTCAGGCACCTATGGCGCCGGGTTGCTGCGCTCCATGCAGAATGCCGGTGTCGAAGTTCTGGAGGTCACGGCTCCGGATAAACCGGACCGGCGCAAGCGGGGCAAGAACGATGATCTCGACGCTCAGAACGCCGCGCATGCCGCCTTTGCCGGCAAGCGCACCGTCACGCCCAGAAGCCGGGATGGCATGATCGAATCCTTGCGCGTTCTCAAGGCGTGTCGAAAGACAGCAGTGGTGGCGCGGCGCATCGCGTTGCAGATGATCCAGAACACCATCGTCTGCGCGCCGGACGGGTTGCGGGAGGCGCTGCGCCAGATGACCCGCATGCAGCTGGTCAGGACCTTGGCGGCATGGCGGCCTGACCTGACTGACTACCGCAATGTGGATTCCGCCTATAGGATCAGCCTCAAGTCGCTCGGCCGCCGCTATGTCGAACTGCACGATGAGATTGCCGACTTGGACGTTATGATCGGTGCCATTGTCGATGAACTTGCCCCCAACCTCGTGGCCCGGAACTCGATTGGTCACGCAGGGGCGGCCCAGTTGCTCCTGACAGCGGGGGACAATCCGGAGCGCTTGCATTCCGAGGCCGGCTTTGCCGCACTCTGCGGTGTCAGCCCGGTCCCAGCCTCGTCCGGCAAGACGACGCGCCACCGTCTCAACCGGGGTGGTGATCGAGCCGCCAACAGTGCTCTGCACATCATTGCGATCGGGAGGCTTCGGACCGATCCGCGAACCAAGGCCTACATGGCTAAACGCGTCGCTGAAGGCCACTCCAAGCTTGAGGCGATCCGGTGCCTGAAGCGCTACATCGCGCGCGAGGTGTTCACCCTAATCAGCCAGCGGCAAAAGGAGATCAACCAGGCTCGGATCACCGCTTGACAAACAGAAGGGCGTCCGCGGCAGCCAGGACGGATTCAAGCAGTCGTCGCAACACGTATTCTGTTGCCTTCTCGCAGCCACTCGTCAAGCCCCTCGGCAGGGGTTCTCCAGCTCAGCGTCTTTCTCGGCCTTGCGTTGAGGGCGGCTGCCACGGCAGCGATCTCCTCGGCGCTGTGCACACTCAGATCGGTGCCTTTCGGGAAGTACTGACGCAGCAGTCCGTTGGTGTTCTCGTTGGTGCCCCGTTGCCAAGGGCTGTGGGGATCACAGAAGTAGACTTGGATGCCCGCATCGATCTTGAGACGAGCATGCTGGGCCATTTCGGCGCCCTGATCCCAGGTCAGCGATCGGCGCAATTCTTCGGGTAAGGTGATGATGGTGCGCGTGATCGCGTCGCGCGCAGCCTCGGCCCCATGGCCTGCCAGCGCCGGCCCGTTCTTGAGGCGCGGCGCGTCACCGTGGCCCGCGAGGCGAGGAAGATGCAGCAGCATCGTGAACCGGCTTGTGCGCTCGACCAGGGTGCCAATCGCCGAGCTGCCAAGACCCAGGATGAGGTCTCCTTCCCAATGACCTGGTACCGCCCGATCGGCCGCCTCAGCAGGACGCTGGCTGATCATGATCTCAGGCGCGACAAAACTCTTACCGCGCCGGCGGACACGTGCCCGCGGCACCCGCAATACCCGCCCGGTTCGCAAGCAGGCCGTGAGTTCACGGCGCAGCGCTCCTTTGCCTTGGATGAAGAGGGCCTGATAGATCGCTTCGTGGCTGATGCGCATGGTCCTGTCGTCCGGAAAGTCGATCGGCAGGCGTCGGGCAATCTGCTCCGGGCTCCAGGCTCTGGCCCACCGCCGATCCTGTCGCTTGCCATGCCGGCGGCTCTTCCAGGCGACGGGAGGGCCGGGAATGGCAACGCCGTTCGAAGCAACGACGACGCCAGCCAATCTCTCCTCCACATAAGTGCGCAAGGTCGCGTTGAGGGCAAGCTTCGTCGGCTTCGGGCGACGGGCTGATCGCTCGGCATGCCACTGGGCGGTCGTCGCGCGATACTCCAGTCCACCGCTGCGGGTGGCTGCGTTGCGCCGCAACTCCCGGGAGATCGTCGAGGCAGATCACCGAGCCGGCGCCCGATCTCCTGCATGGACTGGCCCTGGACCCGCAGAAGCGCAATCTCCTCGCGCTCCAGCAGCGACAGGTACCGCCCGGAGGGCGGCTTGGCTGAAGATCTGAACATCGCTGGGGGCATGCCACCTGCCTTTCGGAACCACCTGTACCCGACAGGGTGTGACACACCGGCCTCGACCGCAGCATCCTCGCTGCTCATCCCCGTTGCGATCGCAAGCCAAAACCGACGCCCTTCATCGCGTCCCGCCACAGGGGGCCGACCTGGCGACGGTAGCGGCGCTCGTCCAGATCGATCCGACCGCCGCTTTCGAATGCTCATCGCAACCTCCTCCTTCAGGGTGTTGCGACGACCGTTTGAATCCGTCCAGTATTGTTCGATCGCGTATCAGGCCGAGCTGAGGAAGCACGGCATCCGGATCTCGATGTCGGGCAAGGGAAACTGTTACGATAATTCGGTGGTCGAGACCTTCTTCAAGACCTTGAAGTCCGAGTTGGTCTGGCGCACCGTCTTCCAGACGAGAGCTGAGGCGAAGGCGGCGATTGGGCGTTATATCGATGGCTTCTACAACCCGGTCCGGCGTCATTCGACCCTGGACTATGTCAGTCCGGTTCAATTTGAAAGGCTGGCCGGACCGCTACAAAACCGCTCTCCACTAAACTGAAGCAAGACCACAGAAGTCCTATCCCAATACCCTGGATGGCATTGAGAGAGCAGCCGCTTGGGTGATGAAGGTTTCCAACGCCTCAGCCTTGGCAGTTCATGCGATTCTCGAGCCTACAGCGGCCTACCAAGAACTGGGTGCCGCTAAAGGCATCCCGGTTTCCCTTGTCAGCTCTGCCCAAATCCGCAACTTCGCCAAGGGCATGGCAGTCTTGAGCAAGACCGACCAGATCGATGCGCTGCTCTATGAGGCAGCCCAGGTGCTGCTGACCCGGGTGCAGAAATGGTCGTGGCTGAAAGCCTGGGCCGTGAATGTGGCCCGACGGCGCGGCCTGCAAAAGGCCATCGTGGCTCTGGCGCGCCGTATGGCTGTGATCATGCACCGCCTCTGGAGCGATGACACCGAGTTCCGCTGGGCCAAGGAGGGTCTCTCGCCCTCTTCGGCTGATCGCTCAGAACAATCGCCTGTCAGCCGAAGAGGGCGAGATCCAAGATCCGCCCCCGGTGAGAGACGTCACTCGCGGGGGGATGGATGAGGTGATTTCACTCGGGCACTTGTGTAGATCGTGTTTTGTGCGATCAGAACGCGCAACTGATCGGGCCACATCATTCTTCTGATCCCAAACTGGGAGAGCCACAGAGCAGATCCCGAAGAGAAGCAAGAACACGCGAGTGACATCAGACATCGGAGCGGTAAAGCAGCCCGAAAGCGTTTGACCTTGAACCGCCGAATAGAGAAGTGCAGGAAAAACGCCCTTCGTCAGCTACTCGTCAGCTACCCAGCCTATCCAGGCAGACTAAGCATTCTCAATCTGATTGGACGTGGGATATGACAGGCATTGGCGGAGCTGGGAAATCGCACGTTGGGGGTTCTGGAGCCGACACCACGTCAGAATCGAGCAGTTCGCGCTCGGAGACACGTCTTGCCCCTAGGGAAGGCAGCCAATCGTTCGACTCCGTCGTGGAGCGGATGCGCTCCCGACCTCAAGATAGAACGGCGCCGCTCGTGAGCCAGCCACCAATTTCGGGTGTGGCAGTCCCACGAGGCGACGAGATCAAGGCAGCAAAACGAAAAATGCGCCGCCTATTTGAGGAACTTGACGCTCGCCGCAATGCGGCTATGCAAGCCCAGAACTCGACGGAGGAGGCGCAGGAGCGGATTGATCAGCTCATCGGTGCAGTCTCAACAGTTCTCGACTACTACGCGAGCCTGCCCCCGCAGGTGGCGCGTAGCATTCTGTCCGATGATCAAGTTCGTCGACTCCGCGACGAGGCGGTCAATGCAGCGGGCCAATGCAACAACCTGGCTTCCGCGACTATCTACGAGTTGGAGGCGCGCAGGAAGGGTGCAGCAGGCGTGCTCGACAAGCTGCGAGCTGACAAGGCTTCGCCCGACCAGCTGAACCGGGCCGCTTCAAGTGTGGCGAAGCACTACGTAGCCTGCATGGAGTGGTGGGGAAAGAAGGCATGGCGCATGGAACGGATGCAGTCCGTCTGCGCCGCCACTGCCAACTTGCCAAGCGCCACGCCCGAGATGCGGAAGGCCGAAGCGGCGGCACTGCGCCATAGTACCGGCTGGGCACTTAATACGAAGGTCATGTATCTGCACTCGCGGATCGCTCTCGCGCAACTTAAGATCGAGTCTCAGGCGAGTACGGTCGGACCAGCCGTGAGGCACATCCTCATGGGTGAGGACGGGCGGGTGCATCTGCTGGGAACCTTTATCAAGGATACACTTCCGGCATTCGTTTCGACGAAAGATGCTGTTATGAACAGCAAAGGACAAGCACTCGACGCAGAGCACTGCGCCGTTCTGGAAGGAGTCATGGAGCGGCTTTCGGAATTTGCATCAGAGGTGCATGGCATTGTTACCGGGCTAAGGGATGCGGGAAAGGGCTCCGAACTTCCATTGGAACTGTTGGACCAGATCGTCGAAGGTGCTTGGGGCACCGCGCACGAAGTCACGCAACTCCTGGCAGCGCAGCCAAAGACGCCAGCCATGATTGAACTGCCGGCCCGGGCTGCGATACTGGAGAATTCTCCCGTAATGGCTGAGGGCCACGCGGCGCGCAGGAAGGGAAAAGGCAAGCGCACACCAGCCGCAGGCGAGGGGAGTTCGACGGCTGGGCTGCCCGAGTCCAAACTCGCCAAGCGCGACGCGGACACTGCCCCGACAGCCAAGATTATCGTACTCTCGGATCTGGGTACGAAGAAACTCGCGAGCGCGGAGGAGGCACACGCGAGGGCGTCAGCGTCGGCAGTCGGACATCTGGAGATGTGGCAGGCTCCACCCTCCAGGGAAGCACTGACCGGATTACTCGAGCGATTGGACGAGCTGCTGCAGTTCGATCTGCCGGCTCAGCAAAGCGCCGTCTCGCAAGCGCGCCAGATGAAGCCCGAGAACGCCGACCACGTCGTGGATCTCGTCGTTAAGCGCCTGCAGAAGCAGTCCGCCGAGATTGAGGCCTGTGTGGCCGCGCTGGAGGACCCTCGCCGACGCGTCCTCCTCACGCCCGTGCAAGTGCGCGAAGTGCACGACAAAACAGTCCGGCTCAAGGCGATGTTGTCCCAAGCGCAGGGACAGGCAAACTCTTTGAACGCCCGAAAGACAGCGATCATGATAGATTGTATGAAGACCTACGCCTTTCCGTCGCAGAAGTACCTTGAACAGCTCCGGGCGGCCGAGGAACTGGCGCCCGTGGACCGACCGCGCGCCTTGAAGAGCGAGCCAGGGACACTGTTCGAGATCAGGCTGCAGCCCAAAGCGCTGCGCAACGGTGCGACGCCAAGCCCGATGTGGGTGCACATCCATACGAATCGGCCGGTATATGCGGGGCAGTTGGCGACGCTGGATGATGCCGACTTCGCCGCCTGCCACGTGAAGTCCAATGAACAGCGCGGCCACAATCGGCAGTGGCAGAACGCCCGGGCTGCGATGGGTCACGAGAATGTCGTGATTCACCGTGGCAAGCTCACGCCCACGTTCTGTAAGTCCTTGTTGAGCATCTCCGCACGGTATCCCCTTCCCGAGGCGGAGCACGCGTCGATACAGTTCGCGCGCCTCGGGATGTAGTTACCTGAGTGTCTCGCGACAGAGTGTCGCTGTGGTGACGCCATCAAGTAGACCGTTATCACCGAGAGGAAATCGTTGACCAGCGTTAATGTCGCCCAGAAGTCAGGGGAAGAACTCGCGATCAATGATCCTACTTTCTTTGCCAAACGCACTTTGATTGTCGTGCCGGACGAGAGATGGCCGGCTGCCTACGCTGGCCGCGGGCTGGTGACATCCGCTGAGGTCGTCAAGTCCCATTCGGACTTGACGACAGGTAAGGATCGTGAAGGAGGACACGCCGCTCGACTGCTTGGGCATCCTGCAGGTCACCCGGGTGTTTGCCCCCGGCTCTTTGGTTGCCGTCCCGACCGGCGAACAGAAAATGCCTGATGGTAACTTCGACGGCGACACCGTCATCACCGTCGCGGACCGACCGCAGCTCTATGAGCAAGTGCGCGAGTTTGATGAAAAGGGGCACGCTCTCGGGCTTTCGTCGCTGAAGCCGCCAAGGTCGCGTACCCTGGCCCTGGACGGTGACAACGACCAGTTTGGTCACGCTAGCCAGATCCGGGCTGCGACGCGAAATGTCCTAGAGACCTACAGCGGCCTGCAGCGAAACTCTCTGGCTCAGTCCCGTGAAACACGATGCTGGTTTGCTGAGCGCGTCGTCTTTGGCACCTAATGATCTTCACGGAAGGCCCGCAACGGAAAGGCCTGCGTGCCGAAAGAAGCTGGTGATCATCTTGGGTCGGCGTTTCAGGCGGCTGAACTCGCGACGGGCCAGACGATGCAGGTCGTCGACTGAGCCAGGCAGAGCGTTCGCCATGGCACGCTTGACGAGCGCATTGCATTGCTCCTCGGGATCGAGCTCTGGTGCATAGGCCGGCAGATAGGCCGCGGCATAATCCTGCGGTTGGGCCGCAAGGGAGGCGATGGTTGCTCGTGAGCGGTGGGC carries:
- a CDS encoding transposase, encoding MDGLRRYPQGTTWARRGLTPVLRRVSKRREVSSIVAITPDGRLYARHVRTSTSSRCVIQALRFFRQKVGTTLLLVWDRLNAHRSRATIASLAAQPQDYAAAYLPAYAPELDPEEQCNALVKRAMANALPGSVDDLHRLARREFSRLKRRPKMITSFFRHAGLSVAGLP
- a CDS encoding IS110 family RNA-guided transposase, whose protein sequence is MEVGQDVVLHPVVGGVDTHKDLHVAAVVDEHDRVLGTQCFATTRQGYRQMLAWMRSFGQLRCVGIEASGTYGAGLLRSMQNAGVEVLEVTAPDKPDRRKRGKNDDLDAQNAAHAAFAGKRTVTPRSRDGMIESLRVLKACRKTAVVARRIALQMIQNTIVCAPDGLREALRQMTRMQLVRTLAAWRPDLTDYRNVDSAYRISLKSLGRRYVELHDEIADLDVMIGAIVDELAPNLVARNSIGHAGAAQLLLTAGDNPERLHSEAGFAALCGVSPVPASSGKTTRHRLNRGGDRAANSALHIIAIGRLRTDPRTKAYMAKRVAEGHSKLEAIRCLKRYIAREVFTLISQRQKEINQARITA